The following nucleotide sequence is from Nakamurella alba.
CCGGTGGCGAACCTGCTGCCGGCCCTGGACCCGACTGCGATGGGGTGGAAGGACCGGGACTTCTACTTCGACATCGACCGCACGCCGCTCTTCGACCGCAACGGCAACATCGGGCCGACGATCTGGTGGAACGGCGGCGTGGTCGGCGGGTGGACAGTCCGCAAGGACGGCGAGGTGGCGCACCGGCTGCTGACCCGGATCGGCCGGGCCGGCACCGCGGCCGTCGCCGCGCAGGTGGCGGACCTGCAGGTTCGGCTGGGTGGCCGCGGTGTCGTACCGTCCTTCCGGACACCGCTGGAGAAGGAGCTCGCCGGATGACCCGACGTTTCCGGCTGGGCGTCGACATCGGCACCAGCTCGGTGAAGGTCGCCCTGCACGACCAGGAGTCGCAGCAGCGCACCGCATTCCGCTCCTCGCACTACCCCTCCGCCCATCCCGCACCGGACCGGGTCGAGCAGGACCAGGACGACTGGTGGCGGGCGGTGGGTGAGGCGCTCACCGCGCTGCTGCACCACCATCCCGCGGTCACCGCCGGCAACTCGGTCATCGGGCTGACCGGCCAGATGCACACCACCACGCTGCTGAGCGCCGACGACCGGCCGCTGCGTCCGGCGATCCTGTGGTCCGACCGCCGGGCCGCCGAGCTGTGTGCGGCGTACAACGCGGCGCACCCGGAGCACGTCGACGTCACCGGCAATCCGCTGCTGGCCGCCTTCACCGCGGCCCACCTGCGCTGGCTCCGGGCGCACGAACCGGAGGTGCTGAGCCGGACCCGGAAGGTGCTGGTGCCCAAGGATCTCGTCCGGCTGCGGCTGGGCGCCGGGTACGCCACCGAGCCGGCGGACGCCTCCGCGACCGCCCTGCTGGACACCCGGTCCGGGCAGTGGGACTCCGATCTGGCCGCCGGCTGCGGGATCGACCTCGACCGGCTGCCGCCGGTGCTGCCCTCGGCCGCGGTGACCGGCGAGATCGCGGCGCTCCCGGACGGCGACCCGGTGCTGCGCCGGCTGCTCGGCTCCCCGGTGGTCGGCGGGGCGGGGGACCAGGCCGCCCTCGGCATCGCCCTGGACGTGACAGCACCTGGTGCGCTGGGACTCTCGCTCGGCACCTCCGGAGTCGCGATCTCGGCGAGCGACCACGCCGTGCCCGGCGCCTTCCGGCATGCGCTCCCCGACACCTGGCTGCGCCTGGACTCCATCCACGCCGCCGGTCTGGCGCTGACCTGGTGGTCCGGGATCGCCGGACGCAGCGTGGACGACCTGCTGGCGGAGGTGGCCGGCGCGGGCACGGGCGGTCCGGTGTTCGTGCCGCACCTGCAGGGCGGCCGGGACGGCGACCACGCCGCGGGCGGATCCTTCACCGGGCTGCGCGCCGATCACACGCGGGCCGACCTGACCCGTGCCGTCCTGGCCGGGGTGGCCGGCGAGATGACCGGCCTGGCCGCCGCTGTCACCGACGGCGTGCTGCCGGCGCGGGTAGCGGCCGGCGGCCGCGGCGCCTCCTCACCGCTGTGGCGATCGCTGCTCGGCGCCGCACTGGGCCGCGAGATCCTGCCGGCCGACGGGGATTCCGCCGACGGTGCTGCCCTGCTCGCCGGTCATGCGGACCTCTGACGCGCAGTCACACCACCACCCCGCCACACCAGCAACGAAGGAGCACCCCCGTGAAGGCCGTCCTGTTCACCGCGCCGGAGACCATCGAGATCGGCGAGCTGCCGGACCCGACCCCAGGCCCCGGCGAGGTGATCGTCGCGCCGGCCGCCGCGGGCATCTGCGGTACCGACATCCACATCCTGGAAGGTGATCTCGCCCGGTCCTGGCCGACGGTGCCCGGCCACGAGTTCGCCGGCACCGTGGTCGCCGTCGGCGCGGGCGACAAGGACGACCTGTTCGGGATCACGGTCGGCGACCGGGTCGCGGTCGACCCGTCGCTGTACTGCGGGCAGTGCTACCAGTGCCGCCGCGCCCGCGGGAACCAGTGCGAGCGCTGGGGTTCGCTCGGGGTGACCGCACCGGGTGGCGCCGCCGAACTGGTCGCCGCCCCGGCAGCGAACTGCGTCCGACTGCCGGAGCACGTCGACACCCGGGACGCCCCGCTGATCGAGCCGCTGGCGTGCGCCATCCGGGGGTACGACGTGCTGCGGATGGCACTGGCGGACCACGTGCTGATCTACGGCGCCGGCACGATGGGCCTGATGATGCTGCAGCTGGCCAAGAAGGCCGGCGCGGCCACCGTGACCGTGCTCGACCGGAACACCGGGAGACTCGCCGGCGCAGCGGATCTCGGCTGCACGGCGACGGCGACCTCGGCCGACGAGGTGGCCGGGGACCACCCGCGCGGGTGGGACGTGGTGATCGACTGCTCCGGCGCGGTCCCGGCGATCGAGGACGGCCTGACCCGGGTCGGTCGCGGCGGCACCTACCTGCAGTTCGGCGTCTCCGCGACGGACGCAGTGGCACGGTTCAACCCGTATACCGTGTACCACCAGGAGATCACCATCGCCGGGTCGATGGCGGTGCTGCACAGCTTCGAGCGGGCGGCGGACCTGTTCGCCACCGGGGTGATCGACCCGGCCGACTTCATCACCCACCGGATCCCGATGGCCGACTACGCCGCGGCGGTCGACCTGTTCCGGGCCGGCACCGGCCGCAAGGTGCAGGTGGTCACCGGCTGAGCGCGCGCCGCCGGCCGGCCCAGCACCGTCACCGGCTGAGCGCGCGCCGCCGCATCCGGACGGCGAGCAGGCCGAGCAGCACGGCCAGCACGCCGAACCCGGCACCGACCGCGCACACCGCACCCCAGCCGCCGTGCGTCCAGGCGAGTCCGGCGACCGCCGAGCCGACCACGCCGCCGAGGAAGTAGGTCGCCATGTAGGCCGCGGTCAGCCGGCTGCGGGCCGCCGGGTCGAGCGCGTAGATCTCGCTCTGGTTGGTGATGTGCAGGCCCATCGCCGCCAGATCGAGCACCAGGATGCCGACGATCAGCGCCCAGAGGTGCGTGCCGCCGAGCAGCAGCGGGGCCCAGGCCAGGACCAGGACGGTGGTGGTGACCAGGGTCAGCACCACCGGGCCGAACCGGTCGGTGATCCGGCCCGCCACCATCGCCGCCGCCGCGCCACCGGCCCCGATCAGCCCGAAGGAGCCGATCACCGCGGTGCTGTAGCCGTAGGGCTCCGCGCTCAGCAGGAACCCGAGCGGCGTCCACAGCACGCTGAACCCGCCGAAGAGCGCGAAACCCAGCGCCGCCCGGACCCGCAGCACCGGCAGGTCGCGGACCAGCGCCCCGATCGATGCGAGCAGCGCCCGGTAGCTGCCGGTGACCAGCGGCTTCGACCGCGGGACCACCCGCAGCGCCGCCGCTCCGGTGACCAGCACCAGTCCGGCGCCGACGAAGTAGACCGCGCGCCAACCGCCCCACTCGCCGATCCAGCCGGCCACCGTGCGGGCCAGCAGGATGCCGAGCAGCAGACCGCTCATCACCGTGCCGACCACCCGGCCCCGGGTCTGCTCGGGCGCCATGTTGGCTGCGGTCGCCACCGTCAGCTGGGCCACGCAGGCGGTCAGCCCGACCAGCACCACGGCGATGTCCAGCAGCACCAGCGACGGTGCCAGCGCCACCCCGACCTGGGCCAACGCCAGCAGTCCGAGCAGCACGCCGAGCGCCTTGCGCCGGTCCACCCGGTCGCCGAGCGGCACCAGCAGCAGCAGCCCGACCACATATCCGATCTGGGTCAGCGCGATGGTGATCGAGACCGCCTGCTCGCTGACCCCGAGATCGGCCCGGATCTCCTCCACCAGCGGCTGCCCGAAGTACAGGGTTCCGGCCGCCACCGCGGTGACCACCGCGAACAGCAGCACCACCGGACCCCGCAGCGCGGTGGTCCGGGTCGGTGTTGTCGTCATCTCATCCGACCCTTTCCGGCGATGTTCCGTCGCGTTCCTGAGGATGGAACACTGTTCCAATGTCTGCCGCCGCCGCGTCCGAGCCGCTGAGCTACCTCTACGTCCCCGGTGATGCACCCGCCCGCTTCGCCGGCGCACTGACCAAGGGCGCGGACGCGCTGGTGCTGGATCTCGAGGACGGGGTGGCGCCGGCGGCGAAGGAGGCCGCGGTCGCCGCAGTGGCCGCGTTCCTGCAGCAGCCCGGCGGCATCGGCGAGCCGCAGATCTGGGTGCGGATCGACCCGTCGCGGATCGGCACGGACCTGCCGCTGCTGGTCCACCCGCGGCTGGCCGGGCTGTTCGTGCCGAAACCGGAGGACCCGCGTGACCTGCTGGAACTCGACGTCCGGCTGTCCGGCCTGGAGTCCGCGGCCGGACTGGCCGAGGGCACCGTCGGCCTGGTCCCGCTGATCGAGTCGGCCGCCGGGCTGCTCGCGGTGGCGGCGATCGCCCGCTGCCCGCGGGTCCGCCGGCTCGGCATGGGCGAGGCGGACCTGCGCGCGCAGCTGCGCCTGCTGCCCGGCCCGGACGAGATCGAGCTGCTGCCCGCACGGTCCGCCGTGGTGGTCGCCGCCGCGGCGGCGGGCCTGCCCGCGCCGATCGGATCGACCAGCACCGACTTCCGCGACCTGGACCGACTCGCCGTGACCACCGCCCGGTTGCGCGCGCTCGGCTTCGGCGCCCGGACCGCGATCCACCCGGCCCAGCTGCCGGTCCTGCGGGCCACCTTCACCCCGGACGAGGCCGCGATCGCCGCTGCGCGAGCGTTGGTCGACGAGTTCCGTCGCGCCGATGCGGACGGTCGCGGTGCGGTGGTCGGCGCCGACGGCACGATGATCGACCTGGCCGTGGTGCGCGCGGCGCAGACCCTGCTCGGGCCGGGCCGCTGAGCCGGTCGCGGGCACCGCGGTCAGCGGACGATCCCGGCGGCCCGCAGGTCCTCCACCGCTTCCCCGCTGATCCCGACCTCGGCGAGCACCGACGTGGTGTCCTCGCCGATCGGCCGGCCGGTGTGCCGGACCCGGCCCGGCGTCTCCGACATCCGCCACAGCACGTTCTGCATCCGCAGTGGCCCGAGCTCGGGATCCTCGACGGTGGTGATCATCTCGCGGGCCGCCACCTGGGGGTCGTCCAGCAGATCGGACGGAAGGTAGATCGGTGCCGCGGCCGCACCGGCGGCGGCGAACGCGGCGATCACCTCGTCCCGGTCCCGGGCGGCGATCCACGGCACGACGTAGGCGTCGAGCTCATCGGCGTGCTCGGCCCGCTGCCGGCCGGTGGCGAACCACGGTTCCTCGGTCAACGCGCCGCCGCCGACCAGGTGCATGACCCGGGCCGCGATGGTGTCCGCACTGGTGGAGATGGCCACCCAGCTGTCGTCCCGGGTGCGGTAGACGTCGCGCGGGGAGTTGTTGACCGACCGGTTGCCGGTGCGCGGCTGGTCGGTGCCCAGCTGGTCGGCGATCAGCACACCGGGCCCGACGGCGGTCATCATCGGCTCCAGCAGCGAGAGGTCGATCACCTGACCGGTGCCGCCGCGGGCGTCCCGGTGGTAGAGCGCGGTCAGCACCGCCGAGGATCCGGCCATGGCCGCGATCGAGTCCGCCAGGCCGAAGGACGGCAGGGTGGGCGGGCCGTCGGGCTGCCCGGTCAGTGCGGCGAAACCGCTCATCGACTCGACCAGGGTGCCGAAGGCCGGCCGCGCGGAGTACGGCCCGGTCTGCCCGAAACCGGTGATGCGCAGCAGGATCAGGCCCGGGTTCTGCTCGGTGAGCCGGTCGTACCCCAGCCCCCAGCGCTCCAGCGTGCCGGGCCGGAAGTTCTCCACGACGACGTCCGCGGTGGCGGCCAGCGCCCGGAAGACCTCGGCACCCTCGGGCTTGCCGAGATCGAGGGCCACTGTGCGCTTGTTGCGGGCGACCATCTTCCACCAGAGCTGCACGCCATCCTTGGCCGGACCGTGCCCGCGCATCCCGTCGCCGCGCTGCGGGTGCTCGATCTTGATCACATCGGCGCCGAAGTCACCCAGGATCTGGCAGGCCAGCGGCCCGGCCAGGATGGTGGAGATGTCCAGCACCCGCAGGCCGGCCAGCGGTCCGTCGGACGGCACGGTCACCGCCGGCTCCGGGAGGGCGGGATCCTGCTGGGTGACGGACGACGACATGCGGGGCGCTCTCCTCGGGGATTCCTGGCGGCTGATCGACCACCCGCGCAGGATTGGAACGACGTTCCACACAGTGGATCACAGACTGTTGTCCTGAGGGAAGCAAACCGCTAGCGTTGTCACAGAGAACGGGACACTGTTCCAACAAGTGGAACACGGGGGTGGAGCGGCGATCCCGTCGCCGCTGGCACCGCCCGCCCGACCCGGTCTCCCGCCCCCGAAGGAGTTCGTGCGTGACGGACGTGCTGACAGATCTCGACCCGAGCCCGCTCGAGAAGGTGCTCGGCCCGCTGGGATCGGCGACGGTGCACGACCTGGCACGTCCCTACCGGACCGGCATGCCGCAGTCGCCCAACCACCCGAAGTACACCCACGCGTTGACCCGCCGGCACGGCGACATGTGCCGCGCCGACGGCGCTTCCGCCGCGGCGGACATCATCAGCATGGGCACGCACGTCGGCACCCACATGGACGCCGTGGCGCACGTCTCGCAGGACGGCAAGCTGTTCGGCGGTGCCGACGCGGCGACCGCCCAGACCGGTGGACTCTTCACCGATCTCGGCATCCACGCGGTGCGCCCGCTGCTCACCCGCGGTCTGCTGCTGGACGTCCCGGCCGCCCTCGGACTGGACCAGCTGCCCGGTGGGCACGAGATCACCGTCGAGCAGCTGGATGCCACCTTCGAGCGACAGGGCGTGCGCCCCCGCCCGGGCGACGCGGTGCTGATCCGCAGCGGCTGGGGGAAGCTCTGGGACCAAGGGGACGCCTACGTCGGTCACGCCACCGGCGTACCCGGCATCTCCACGGCGGGAGCGGAGTACCTGGCGTCGTTCTCGCCGTCGGCCCTGGGCGCCGATTCGATCGCCTTCGAGATGCTGGCACCGGGCGCCGGCCACGGACTGCTGCCGGCGCACCGGGTGCTGCTGGTCGAGCACGGCATCAACCTGATCGAGACCATGGACCTGGAGGGCATCGCCGCCGCCGGGGACCACGAGTTCCTGTTCGTCGCGATCCCGCTGCACCTGGTCGGCGCCACCGGTTCCCCGGTCCGGCCGCTGGCCGTGGTGCTCCGATGACGGTGAGCCTGCCGGGCCCGACAGCCGGTGCCGCACAAGAACTCCCGGACGCCGGCCTGGTCGACGCGCTGGCCGGTTTCGCCACCGACGCCCTGCGGCGCGGCATCCCCGACGAGGTCGCGACCTCGGTGCAGGGCCGGCTGCTGGACGTGCTCGGCCTGTGCGTCGCCGCCCTGCCGCTGCCGACCTCGGCCGCGGCGCTGGACTTCGTGCGGGACCAGGGCGGCCCGGCGCGGGCGCTGGCGATCGGTGCCGGCCGCACCTCCGCGTCCTGGGCCGCGTTCGGTAACGGTGTGCTGGCACACAGTCTCGACTACGACGACACCCACCTGCCGTCGGTGCTGCACCCGTCGGCCTCGGTCGTCCCGGCCGCTCTCGCCGCCGCTCAGGCCGCCGACGCGGATGGTGACACCCTGCTGACGGCCATCGCGGTCGGCATCGAGGTGTGCATCCGGATCGGCATGGCCGGCTACGACCAGAACGCCGGCGCCAACCTCTGGTTCGACCACGGCCAGCACGCCACGTCGATCTGCGGTGCCCTTGGCAGTGCCGCGGCGGCCGCCGTGGCCGGTGCTCCGGCCGGGATGCCGGATGCCGAGGTCCGCGACATCGTCGCGCACGCCCTGGCCGTCGCCGCGTCCACCGCCAGCGGGATCATCGAGGCGAACCGCACCGGCGGCACCGTCAAGCGCCTGCACTGCGGCTGGGCCGCCCACTCCGGTGTGGTGGCCGCCGATCTCGCCCGGCGCGGGCTGACCGGGCCACCGACCGCGCTGGAGGGCCGGTTCGGGCTTTTCGAGGCGTTCCTCCGGGATGCCGCCGATCCGGCCGCGGTGATCGCCGGCCTCGGCACGGACTGGGCGGTGCCCGGGGTGTTCTTCAAGCCCTACCCCGCCAACCACTTCACCCACACCGTGGTCGACGCCGGCCGCGAGCTGGCCGCGCAGGGACTGCGCCCGGGGGACGTGGCGGCGGTGGAGATCGGTGTGCCGTCGGCCATCGTCCGCACCATCGGCGAGCCGCTGGAGGTCAAGCAGCGGCCCGAGACCGCCTACCAGGCACAGTTCTCCGGTCCGTACGCCTTCGCGGTGGGGTTGTTCGGCGGCAGCGGGCTCGGTGCCGGGCTGTCCGACTACACCGACGCCCTCGCCCAGGACCCGGCCCGCCGGGCGCTGATGGCCACCGTCACCGTGCGCGGCGACGCCACCTGTGACGCGATCTACCCGCACCAGTTCCCGGCGATCGCCCGGGTGCGCACGGTCGACGGTCGCGAGCTGACGGTCCAGGTCCTGGAGAACCGTGGTGGCCCCGGCAACCCGCTGACCGACGCCGAGCTGCGCACCAAGTTCACCGACAACTGCACCGCCGGCGGGCTGGGAGCCGGTGCGGCGACTGCCATCTCGGATGCTGTCTTCCAACTCCCCGGCGCCGGCCTCGACGCCCTGGACGCCGCCCTCACCGCCGTCCCCGACACCGCTTCCTGACCGCTCCCGGGGGCCGGCCGGCTGCTTCTCCGGGCGGCCCGGACAGCGGCGGAGCTAGGGTTCGTTGGCCATTTCACCGTG
It contains:
- a CDS encoding xylulokinase, whose amino-acid sequence is MTRRFRLGVDIGTSSVKVALHDQESQQRTAFRSSHYPSAHPAPDRVEQDQDDWWRAVGEALTALLHHHPAVTAGNSVIGLTGQMHTTTLLSADDRPLRPAILWSDRRAAELCAAYNAAHPEHVDVTGNPLLAAFTAAHLRWLRAHEPEVLSRTRKVLVPKDLVRLRLGAGYATEPADASATALLDTRSGQWDSDLAAGCGIDLDRLPPVLPSAAVTGEIAALPDGDPVLRRLLGSPVVGGAGDQAALGIALDVTAPGALGLSLGTSGVAISASDHAVPGAFRHALPDTWLRLDSIHAAGLALTWWSGIAGRSVDDLLAEVAGAGTGGPVFVPHLQGGRDGDHAAGGSFTGLRADHTRADLTRAVLAGVAGEMTGLAAAVTDGVLPARVAAGGRGASSPLWRSLLGAALGREILPADGDSADGAALLAGHADL
- a CDS encoding HpcH/HpaI aldolase/citrate lyase family protein is translated as MSAAAASEPLSYLYVPGDAPARFAGALTKGADALVLDLEDGVAPAAKEAAVAAVAAFLQQPGGIGEPQIWVRIDPSRIGTDLPLLVHPRLAGLFVPKPEDPRDLLELDVRLSGLESAAGLAEGTVGLVPLIESAAGLLAVAAIARCPRVRRLGMGEADLRAQLRLLPGPDEIELLPARSAVVVAAAAAGLPAPIGSTSTDFRDLDRLAVTTARLRALGFGARTAIHPAQLPVLRATFTPDEAAIAAARALVDEFRRADADGRGAVVGADGTMIDLAVVRAAQTLLGPGR
- a CDS encoding MmgE/PrpD family protein; protein product: MTVSLPGPTAGAAQELPDAGLVDALAGFATDALRRGIPDEVATSVQGRLLDVLGLCVAALPLPTSAAALDFVRDQGGPARALAIGAGRTSASWAAFGNGVLAHSLDYDDTHLPSVLHPSASVVPAALAAAQAADADGDTLLTAIAVGIEVCIRIGMAGYDQNAGANLWFDHGQHATSICGALGSAAAAAVAGAPAGMPDAEVRDIVAHALAVAASTASGIIEANRTGGTVKRLHCGWAAHSGVVAADLARRGLTGPPTALEGRFGLFEAFLRDAADPAAVIAGLGTDWAVPGVFFKPYPANHFTHTVVDAGRELAAQGLRPGDVAAVEIGVPSAIVRTIGEPLEVKQRPETAYQAQFSGPYAFAVGLFGGSGLGAGLSDYTDALAQDPARRALMATVTVRGDATCDAIYPHQFPAIARVRTVDGRELTVQVLENRGGPGNPLTDAELRTKFTDNCTAGGLGAGAATAISDAVFQLPGAGLDALDAALTAVPDTAS
- a CDS encoding MFS transporter encodes the protein MTTTPTRTTALRGPVVLLFAVVTAVAAGTLYFGQPLVEEIRADLGVSEQAVSITIALTQIGYVVGLLLLVPLGDRVDRRKALGVLLGLLALAQVGVALAPSLVLLDIAVVLVGLTACVAQLTVATAANMAPEQTRGRVVGTVMSGLLLGILLARTVAGWIGEWGGWRAVYFVGAGLVLVTGAAALRVVPRSKPLVTGSYRALLASIGALVRDLPVLRVRAALGFALFGGFSVLWTPLGFLLSAEPYGYSTAVIGSFGLIGAGGAAAAMVAGRITDRFGPVVLTLVTTTVLVLAWAPLLLGGTHLWALIVGILVLDLAAMGLHITNQSEIYALDPAARSRLTAAYMATYFLGGVVGSAVAGLAWTHGGWGAVCAVGAGFGVLAVLLGLLAVRMRRRALSR
- a CDS encoding cyclase family protein, coding for MLTDLDPSPLEKVLGPLGSATVHDLARPYRTGMPQSPNHPKYTHALTRRHGDMCRADGASAAADIISMGTHVGTHMDAVAHVSQDGKLFGGADAATAQTGGLFTDLGIHAVRPLLTRGLLLDVPAALGLDQLPGGHEITVEQLDATFERQGVRPRPGDAVLIRSGWGKLWDQGDAYVGHATGVPGISTAGAEYLASFSPSALGADSIAFEMLAPGAGHGLLPAHRVLLVEHGINLIETMDLEGIAAAGDHEFLFVAIPLHLVGATGSPVRPLAVVLR
- a CDS encoding zinc-dependent alcohol dehydrogenase family protein yields the protein MKAVLFTAPETIEIGELPDPTPGPGEVIVAPAAAGICGTDIHILEGDLARSWPTVPGHEFAGTVVAVGAGDKDDLFGITVGDRVAVDPSLYCGQCYQCRRARGNQCERWGSLGVTAPGGAAELVAAPAANCVRLPEHVDTRDAPLIEPLACAIRGYDVLRMALADHVLIYGAGTMGLMMLQLAKKAGAATVTVLDRNTGRLAGAADLGCTATATSADEVAGDHPRGWDVVIDCSGAVPAIEDGLTRVGRGGTYLQFGVSATDAVARFNPYTVYHQEITIAGSMAVLHSFERAADLFATGVIDPADFITHRIPMADYAAAVDLFRAGTGRKVQVVTG
- a CDS encoding CaiB/BaiF CoA transferase family protein, translated to MSSSVTQQDPALPEPAVTVPSDGPLAGLRVLDISTILAGPLACQILGDFGADVIKIEHPQRGDGMRGHGPAKDGVQLWWKMVARNKRTVALDLGKPEGAEVFRALAATADVVVENFRPGTLERWGLGYDRLTEQNPGLILLRITGFGQTGPYSARPAFGTLVESMSGFAALTGQPDGPPTLPSFGLADSIAAMAGSSAVLTALYHRDARGGTGQVIDLSLLEPMMTAVGPGVLIADQLGTDQPRTGNRSVNNSPRDVYRTRDDSWVAISTSADTIAARVMHLVGGGALTEEPWFATGRQRAEHADELDAYVVPWIAARDRDEVIAAFAAAGAAAAPIYLPSDLLDDPQVAAREMITTVEDPELGPLRMQNVLWRMSETPGRVRHTGRPIGEDTTSVLAEVGISGEAVEDLRAAGIVR